A region from the bacterium genome encodes:
- a CDS encoding response regulator transcription factor, which yields MIKVSIVEDNVNIRKGLAVLVDGTEGYECVETFSDCETMLRKIMSLKPHIILMDIGLKGMNGIDGVKAVKKILPDVNVIMLSVFEDDDLIFNALCAGACGYLTKRTPPARILEAIKEAHEGGSPMNAHIARKVVNLFKNKEVHKENPAESVQLSLKERRILNLLADGSSYDEIAEALFISISTVRYHIGNIYKKLYVVNQTEAVAKALRKGII from the coding sequence ATGATCAAAGTCAGTATCGTAGAAGATAACGTCAACATCCGTAAGGGATTGGCCGTACTCGTCGACGGAACGGAAGGTTATGAATGCGTTGAAACTTTTTCGGATTGCGAGACTATGCTGCGCAAAATAATGTCTTTAAAGCCCCATATTATCCTGATGGATATCGGGCTCAAAGGCATGAATGGTATTGATGGCGTCAAAGCCGTAAAAAAAATCCTGCCGGATGTCAATGTCATTATGCTGAGTGTATTTGAAGACGATGATTTGATTTTCAATGCGCTCTGTGCAGGAGCATGCGGTTATCTTACTAAACGCACTCCACCGGCTCGAATTTTGGAGGCTATTAAAGAAGCTCATGAAGGCGGTTCACCAATGAATGCACATATCGCGCGTAAAGTCGTCAACCTGTTCAAAAATAAAGAAGTGCATAAAGAAAATCCCGCTGAATCGGTCCAGCTATCTCTAAAGGAAAGACGCATTCTAAATCTTTTAGCCGACGGCAGCAGTTATGATGAAATCGCCGAAGCGTTATTCATCAGCATCAGCACCGTGCGTTACCATATCGGTAATATTTATAAAAAACTTTATGTAGTCAATCAAACCGAAGCCGTTGCAAAAGCTCTTCGCAAAGGAATTATCTGA